The genomic DNA GATTCCACCAGCGCATCGGAGGTGGGCTCGCCGTATTTACGCTGCAATTCCTTTTCCAGGGAGCCGGCGTTGACACCAATCCGTATGGGAATGCCCTTGTCCTTGGCGCACTGGATCACGGCCTTGATACGGTCTTCGCGGCCGATATTGCCCGGGTTGATACGCAGGCAATCCACGCCCCGCTCTGCCACGGCTAGGGCAATCTTGTAATCGTAGTGAATATCCGCCACCAGTGGCACGTCCACCTGCTGGCGAATTTTTCCGAACGCTTCGGCGGCATCCATGCTGGGCACCGATACCCGCACGATATCCACACCGGCATCCTGCAAGCGGCGGATCTGGCCAACCGTGGCGTCCACGTCGCAGGTTTCGGTGTTGGTCATGCTTTGTACGGAGATGGGGGCATCGCCGCCCACGGGGACATTACCGACAAAGATTTGACGGGTCTTGCGGCGCTGGATTTTGACTTCCGGTTCCATGGTGTTTCTACCCTCGCGAATCAGGGAATGGAGACTCGCACAACTGTACCGGGGGAATTCGTCGGCAAGGTGACAGCCTCACCATTGAGGATCAGTTCATCGACGGCACCCGCATCGCCCAGGGTAAGGCTGAATGGCGCTTTGCCGTCCAGCTGCAGAGAGGTGCCTGCCGGCTGCTCCCCCTGACGCAAGGTGCGTCCGGCGGCGTCCTTGACGCTGATCCAGCAGTTGCCGGAAAAGGCCATCAGCAGGCGATCCAGACCGTTTTCGGCCAACATGTTCGGTGCCGGCTCGTCGCTGCTATCTACGCTCTCTGCGCCTTCATCACTGTCGATGTCTGACGCTGGCTCACTCTTTTCAGGCTGGGTGTCGTTAGCCGCATCGTCAAGCGGCTGGGAAGACAGTTCATCACCGGTCTGCTGTGGCAGCTGTTCCGGCTGAGCGGAAAAAGGGCCAGCTTCCTCTCCGACCTCTTCATCACCCTGCACGGATGCCGACTCTTCAGGCGTATTCATGCCGGACGACAGCGGCGCCAGCGCCTTCTCTTCCGGCCACAGCCAGATCAGCAAAGCCACCACAACCAGCAGTGCCACCACCGCCAGCAACGGCTTGCGCCACACGGACGGTGGCGGCGCCATTTTGGGCAGATCCAGCGGCTTGTCAAAGGCATCATCGTTAACCATCTGCTGGAAGGTATTGGCAATTTCATCGGCCGGCAGGCCCAGCAGCTTGGCGTAGTTTTTCAGGTAACCCTTTACGAAGGTCGCTTCGGGCAGACGCTCGTAGTCATCCGCTTCCAGAGCTACCAGGTAGCTCTGGGAAAGGTGCATCCGCTTCGCCGCTTCGGCAGGGGTCCAACCCAGTGCCTCACGGGCTTTGCGACAACGTTCACCCGGTAACACGACCATGTTATCGCTCATTTCCCGCTCTCCTGAGAGGCTTTCCAATTCTGCCACTCGCGGTATTCCGCTGAGCGGCGATAAATATTTTCCAGTGCCAGCTCATAGCTGGACTGCTGATCTTCGTAGCCCAAATCGTTGGCCAGACGGATGCCGAGCCACAATGACCGGGCACTTTGCCGGCCGCTACGCTGCAGGTATTGCTGGTAGTAATCCCAGCCCATGCGCATGCGCTCTTCCTTGTAATAGAGCTCAGCCAGTTCCAGGTTCGGGGTAACCGCGCGGCTATCAAGGCGAATGGCTTTGATAAAAGCCTTCTTCGCCGCCTCTTCATCGCCCAGCTCACGGTAACAACGCCCCATATTGGCCCAAGCACTGCCACGGCCCTGATAGGAGGGATCATTGGCGGCACGTTTGAATTTTTCCAGTGCGCCCTGATAATCACCACGGCTGTACAACATGGTGCCGTAATTGTTCAGTGCCGGAGCGTAGTTACTATCTGCCTTGAGTGACTTACGGTAATGAAATTCTTCCCGCTCCGGGTCATTTTCATACTTGTAAAGCAGCGCCATGGCATTGTGGGCCACCGCGCTGTCGTCGTTGTGAGCCAAAGCCCGTGAGAAATGACGACGGGCCTCGGAAGGGTCGCCCTGCTGCAGATACTGCAGACCAGCAGCCACACGGCTGGTCACTGCATTATCCACGTTCACTTCCCGTTGCCCCGATTCCACCGTCACACACCCGGTGGCCAACAGGCCCGCGATCAGCAGACCCGGAAAAACCCGAAAAAAACGTCTCATTGCGCTTGCGCTGTGTTGTTATCGGTTTGTTCGGAGCGATGAAAAATGGATTGCTTCCAGCGCTCACTGCGCCGGGTCCGATCTTGCACCTGCCCCACCAGCTGACCACAGGCGGCATCAATATCATCACCGCGCGTTGTCCTTACGGTCGTCAGCAATCCATTGTCATTCAGGTACTTATGAAATTCCAGAATATCGCTTTTCCGTGACCGTTCATAACCGGCATGGGGAAAAGGATTGAACGGGATCAGGTTGACCTTCACCGGGATGCCGTTAAGCAGCTTGACCAGCTGACGGGCGTGTTCCGGTTTGTCATTCACATCACGCAGCATCACATATTCCATGGTAATGGTGTTGTGACGGTGGGTGATGTTGTCGCTGTAACGCTTGCAGGCCGCCATCAATTCTTTCAGCGGGTACTTGCGATTCAGCGGCACCAATTCATTGCGCAGCTCGTCATTGGGTGCGTGCAGGCTGACTGCCAGCGACACATCCAGATCCTGGCTGAGCTGGTCCATCCTCGGAATATGGCCGGAGGTGGACAGGGTAATGCGCTTCTTGCCGATACCGTAACCCAGGTCATCTTTCATGATGCGCATGGCGGTGAGCACATTGTCATAATTGAGCATGGGTTCGCCCATGCCCATCATCACCACGTTGGTGATGGGGTGTTCGCCAAGATTGCGACGGGGACCAAAGGCACGGCTGGCCTGCCATACCTGGCCGATAATCTCGGCGCTGGTCATGTCGCGCTGGAAACCCTGCTTGCCGGTGGAGCAGAAGCTGCAATCCACGGCACAGCCCACCTGGGACGACACGCACAGGGTGCCGCGGCGACCATCAGGGATAAAAACGGTTTCCACAGAACCACCACCGCTCAGTTCGAACACCCACTTGCGGGTACCGTCACGGCTGATGCTTTCATGAGCCACATCCGGGCCACGGATTTCCGCCACCTCGGACAGTTTCTGGCGCAATGCCTTGCCCACATCGGTCATTTGCTCGAAGGAATCCGCCTGATGGTGGTGAATCCACTTGAGTACCTGCTGGGCACGGAACTTCTTCTCGCCCATTTCCAGGAAGAATTCTTCCATTTGCGGACGGGAAAGACCGAGCAGATTGACCTTCTGTTGGGTTGTCATAGCATTCTCCAGTAGGAAACCGGGTTTCCTTTAAACGCCAGCCACGGCCAGAGGCCGTGGCTGGGGGTGCCCACTCGCTATATTAGCGGGTGCGCGGGCAGAGTTCTTCGTCGGCGAAGAAGTAAGCCACTTCACGGGCAGCGGACTCGGTGGAGTCAGAGCCGTGTACCGCGTTCTCGTCAATGGTCTGAGCGAAATCGGCACGAATGGTTCCAGCTTCCGCATCCTTCGGGTTGGTAGCGCCCATCAGGTCACGGTTCTTGGTTACGGCATCTTCGCCTTCCAGAACCTGCACGATCACCGGACCGCTGGTCATGAAGGACACCAGATCCTTGAAGAAGGGACGTTCTTTGTGCTCGGCGTAGAAACCACCGGCCTGTTCGTCGCTCAGGTGTACCATTTTCATGGCAACCACTTTCAGGTCAGCCTTCTCGAAACGGGATACGATGTCGCCAATTACGTTCTTGGCCACGGCATCAGGCTTGATGATAGAGAGGGTGCGCTCAACAGCCATCAGTCAGTTCACTCCAGAATTTACGTTAAATGGTCCCCGGGAACCCGAAACAAGCTCCCCCAGGCAGAGAAGGGGCAATCCGGCACCTTGCGGACGCAAAGGCCACTGCCACCCCTTTGGAACCGGCGGATTATACGCAAGCAGGGTGAATTATGATACCGTTGCCGCCCCCGCCACGGGCCTGCCGCCCTGCCGCCACCGGGAGCCGGTCGAAAGCCCGCCCCTACCCGGCCGATGGTCGACAGCGCCCACGAATGGCGTATAATACCTGACTAAATTACTCTGGTATTCAACATCAGGCCCTGACCTATGAGCCAAGCTGAACTGGACAAACTGATTCGCTCCAACTACGAGGCCGGTTTCACCACCACGGTGGACACCGAAACCCTGCCCCCCGGGCTGAGCGAGGAAGTCATCCGTTTCCTGTCCGCCAAGAAGGAAGAGCCGGAATGGATGCTCGAATGGCGCCTGGACAGCTACCGCAAGTGGCAGGAAATGCCCTCCCCGGGCTGGGCCCACCTGCACCACGACCCCATCGACTTTAACAAGGTGTCCTACTACTCCAAGCCCAAGAGCCTGGATGACGCCCCGAAGAGCCTGGATGAGGTGGACCCGGAGCTGCTCGCCACCTATGAAAAACTGGGCATTCCCCTGCACGAGCAGGAAATGCTGGCCGGCGTCGCCGTGGATGTGGTGTTCGACTCCTCCTCCGTGTTTACCACCTTTAAAGAGAAGCTGTGGGAAGCCGGGGTGATCTTCTGCTCCATTTCCGAGGCGATCCAGAACCACCCGGAACTGATCCAGAAGTATCTGGGTTCCGTGGTTCCCCAAGGCGATAACTTCTATGCCGCCCTGAACAGCGCGGTGTTTTCCGATGGCTCCTTCGTCTACATTCCCAAGGGCGTGCGTTGCCCCATGGAGCTGTCCACCTATTTCCGTATCAACGAGGCCAACACCGGCCAGTTCGAGCGCACCCTGATTATCGCCGACGAAGGCAGCTACGTGAGCTACCTGGAAGGCTGCACCGCGCCCCAGCGGGACGAGAACCAGCTGCATGCGGCCGTGGTGGAGCTGGTCGCCCTGCCCGGCGCCGAGATCAAGTACTCCACGGTGCAGAACTGGTACCCGGGCGACGAAAACGGCAAAGGTGGCATCTACAACTTCGTTACCAAGCGCGGCGTGGCTCACGACAACAGCAAGATCAGCTGGACCCAGGTGGAAACCGGCTCCGCCATTACCTGGAAGTATCCGTCCGTGATCCTGCGTGGTGACAACAGCATCGGTGAGTTCTACTCCGTGGCCCTGACCCGCCACATGCAGCAGGCGGACACCGGCACCAAGATGATCCACCTGGGCAAGAACACCAAGAGCACCATTATTTCCAAGGGCATCTCCGCCGGGCGCAGCAGCAACAGCTACCGAGGCCTGGTACGGATCAGCCCACGGGCAGAAAACGCCCGCAACTTCACCCAGTGCGACTCACTGCTGCTGGGCGACACCTGCGGCGCGCACACCTTCCCGTACATCGAGTCGAAAAACCCCTCGGCCACCATTGAGCACGAGGCCACCACCTCCAAGGTGAGTGACGACCAGATGTTCCTGTGCCGCCAGCGCGGCATCGACCCGGAGAAGGCTGTCTCCATGATCGTGAACGGCTTCTGTAAAGAGGTGTTCAAGGAGCTGCCCATGGAGTTCGCCGTGGAAGCAGGCAAGTTGCTGGAAGTGAGCCTGGAAGGGGCTGTGGGCTAAGACCCTTCCCTGAAAATGACATTGTAGGAGCCATGCTCGCATGGCGAACCATCGCGACCCCTTCGCCATGCAAGCATAGCTCCTACAACACCCTGATTAACCGGGGCTGGTACCCAGCCCAACCGAAAGGCGCATCAAAACATGCTGGAAATTCGTGATCTGCACGCCACCGTGGCGGACAAACCGATTCTCAAGGGCCTCAACCTGACCGTGAACCCGGGCGAGGTGCACGCCATCATGGGCCCCAATGGCTCCGGCAAATCCACCCTGGCCAACGTCCTGGCCGGCCGTGACAACTACGAAATCACCGGTGGTGAGGCCCTGTTCGAAGGCAAGAGCCTGGCAGACCTGGAGCCCGAAGAACGCGCCCAGGCAGGCCTGTTCCTGGCCTTCCAGTACCCGGTGGAAATCCCCGGCGTCTCCAACATGGAATTTCTCAAGGCCGCGCTGGAATCCGTACGCAGCGCCCAAGGCAAGGAAGAGTGGGATTCCGTCACTCTGCTGCGTCAGGCCCGTGCCGCCTGCAAACAGGTGAATCTGGATGCCAGCTTCCTCAAGCGTGGCGTTAACGAAGGCTTCTCTGGCGGTGAGAAAAAGCGCAATGAAATCATGCAGATGCTGCTGATGGAACCGAAACTGGCGCTGCTCGACGAAACCGACTCCGGGCTCGACATTGATGCCCTGCAAACCGTGGCCAAGGGGGTTAACTCCCTGCGCAGCCCGGAGCGCGGCATCGTACTGGTGACTCACTACCAGCGCCTGCTGGACTACATCGTGCCGGACTTTGTGCACGTACTGTCCAACGGCCAGATCATCAAGTCCGGCGGCAAGGAACTGGCCCTGGAGCTGGAGAAGAAAGGCTACGGCTGGCTCACAGGAGAAGAGGAGTCCGCATGACACTCTCTGCAAGCGACCTCGCCATTGACCTGAAAACCCAGGCCCTGGCCAACGCCCGCCGCCACGGTAGTGACGGCGATGCGCTGACCAACCTGGAGGCTGCCAGCTTCCCGGAACGCAAGACCGAACGCTGGAAGTACACCTCGCTGCAGGCCCTGGCCGATGGCCACCTGAACGCGGTTGCCAATGGCAAGATCAGCCAGCCCCTGCCGGCACTGAGCGAGTTTGTGGTCACCATCAATAATGGCCAGCTGCAGGGCAGTACCCTGCCCACCGGCGTCAATCTGCATCACGACGCGCCTGAGGTAAACGGCCTGCAGACCCCCTTTGCCACCTATAACGGTGCGGTATGCGGGCAACCGGTGGTGCTGGAAGTGGCCGCCAATACCCGTATCGAGCAGCCGATCCACGTGCAGATCCAGTCCGCCAGCGACGCGCCTGCCCACTGCAACCCCCGGGTGATCGTCAAGCTCAATGCGGGCGCCGAAGCCACCGTGATCGAGCACTATCACGCCGAAGGCCAGGCCCTGACCAATGCGGTCACCGCGCTGATCGCTGCCGACAACGCCACCCTGACCCACTATCGGTTGCAGGGCGAACAAGCCAATACCCTGCACATCGGCACCCTGATCATTGACCAGCAGGGCATCAGCAAAGTGGACAGCTACCAGCTGATGACCGGCAACCGTCTGCGCCGCAACGACGTGCGTGCCCTGGTCAGCAAGAGTGGTGCCGAACTGAACATGAAAGGCATCTTCGTGGTCCGCGACAAGAGCCACGTGGACAACCAGCTGTGCGTGGAACACGCCGTGCCCAACTGCCAGTCCGATCAGAACTTCAGAGGCCTGGCCGGTGAAAGTGGCAAGGCGGTCTTCAATGGCCGCATCCACATTCATCCCGGCGCCAGCGGCACCAATGCGGAGCTGTCCAACAAGAACCTGTTGCTCAACCCCGGTGCCGAGATCAATACCAAGCCGGAGCTGGAAATCTACAACGACGACGTGAAATGTGCCCACGGCACCACCGTCGGCCAGCTCGACGCCGGCCAGCAGTTCTACCTGCAATCGCGCGGCATTCCGGCCAGCGAAGCCAAGCGCATGCTGAGCCTGGGTTTCGTTAACGAATTGCTGATGGCACTGCCCGACGCAGCAGTGACCGAGTGGGCACAGCCCTGGCTGGAAGCGGAGCTGACCCATGCCAGCCCGGCAGGAGACGCCGCGTAATGACGTTTGATGTGGCAGCCCTTCGCGCGCAGTTCCCGATCCTGGATCAACAGGTCAACGGCAAGCCGCTGGTGTATCTGGATAACGGTGCCACCACCCAGAAACCGGACGCGGTGCTGAACGTGCTGGAGCACTACTACCGCACGGTGAACTCCAATGTGCACCGCGGCGCTCATCATCTCAGCGACCTGGCCACCGGCCAGTTCGAGGGCGCCCGCGAAACCGTGGCCCGCTTTCTGAACGCCAGCCGCGACGAAATCCTGTGGACCAAGGGCACCACCGAGTCCATCAACATCGTCGCCCACTGCATCGGCCGCGAGCGCCTGCAGCCTGGCGACGAGGTGCTGATCAGCACCAGCGAGCACCACGCCAATATCGTGCCCTGGCAGCAGGCCTGCCTGGCCACTGGCGCCACCTTGAAAGTGATCCCGCTGCGCGAGGATTGCAGCCTGGATCAGGACGCCTTCGACCAGCTGCTCACCGAGCGCACCAAAATCTTCGCCATCGGCCATGCCAGCAATGCTCTGGGCACCCTGAACCCGGTGCAGGAGATGGTGGCCAAAGCCCGCGAAGTGGGTGCCATTACCCTGATTGACGGCGCCCAGGCTGTGGCCCACTTCCCCGTGGACGTGCAGGCCCTGGACGTGGATTTCTATGCCTTCTCCGGCCACAAGCTGTTCGGCCCCACCGGCATCGGCGTGCTCTACGGCCGCCGCGAACTGCTGGAAGCCATGCCGCCCTACCAGACGGGTGGCGAAATGATCGAAACGGTGAGCTTCGAAAAGAGCACCTGGAACCAGTTGCCCTACAAATTCGAAGCCGGCACTCCCAACATTGCCGGCGCTATCGGCCTGGCCGCTGCCATTGACTGGTTCAATCAGCAGGACCGCGAGGCACTGCAAGCCCATGAAGATTCTCTCTTGGTCCACGCCACCAAACAGGCAGAGGCTTTCGATGGCTTGAAAATCATCGGCACCGCCGCCAGTAAGGTCAGTGTGCTGTCCTTCCTGCTGGAAGGCGCTCACCCGGCGGATGTGGGCATGCTGCTGGATAAACAGGGCGTGGCGGTGCGTACCGGCCATCACTGCACCATGCCGCTGATGGACACTCTGGGCATTCCGGGCACAGTCAGGGCCTCGTTCTCGATTTATAATACCCTTGATGAGGTGGATCGCCTGTTCGAGGCGCTAGAGAAGGTGAAGACCTTTCTCTGAGCCCGGCACACACCTCACCGCAGGAGCGTCGCTTGAGACGCGAACCCTGCTTGTGACAGGCCGTGCCAAGCACGATTCGCGTCTCAAGCGACGCTCCTGCGGCAATATCAACCATGCGCTAATGCAAGGTAGGTAATTTCATGACAGTTCAGACATTCCAACCCGGCCAGGTCACTCTCAACCTGACCGAGGCTGCCAACCAACAGGCCCTGCGGGAGATCCAGCGGGCCAATGCCGCCGGCATCCGTCTGGATCTGGACGAATCCGGCTGCTCCGGGTTCATGTACACCCTGGACTTTGTGGAAGAACCCGAAGACGGCGACAAGCTGTTCGAGATCGACGGCGTGAACCTGTACGTGCCGGAAAAGTGGCTGCCCATGCTCAACGGCCTGGTCATCGACTACGTCACCGAGGGCGTCAACAGTCTGTTCAAGTTCCGCAACCCCAACGCCACCGGCGAATGCGGTTGCGGTGAGAGCTTTACCGTAGACGAGGTCTGAGTTGGCGCAAGAACAGAGAACCGTCGTCGTTCAGCGTGACGTGCCGGCCCGCAAGGTGCCGGACGGCACCCGCATCACTATCCCCAAGAACAGCTTCGTGAATTTGCGCCAGGCTCTTGGCGGCACCTACACGGTGACCATCAATGGCAACATGGCGCGCATTGACGGCACCGACGCGGACGCCATCGGCCAGGAACCCCTGAAGCTGGACTTTGCCCCCGCCAACGAGGATGGCAGCGTGCGCCAGGACGATCTGGACAACACCCTGCAGACCATCTTCGACCCGGAAATTCCGGTCAGCATCAAGGAGCTGGGGCTGGTCTACGGTTGCGATGTAATCCAGCGTGACGGCGAGAATGTGGTGCAGGTCCGCATGACCCTCACCGCCCCCAACTGCGGCATGGGCCCGGTACTGGTGGGCGACGTGGAAGACCGGCTGGGCAAGGTTCCCAACGTAGACAAGGTGGAAGTGGCACTGGTTTTCGATCCACCCTGGAGCCGCGATATGATGAGTGAAGAGGCTCAGCTCGAGCTGGGAATGTTTTAAAGCAGCTGCTAGCTGCGAGCTTCTAGCTGCCAGGAAAACCGGGTTAGCTCGTAGTTAGCAGCTAGAAGCTATTTCGGAGTGAAAGCGACGTGTTCGATATCCGCAGCATCACCCTTGGCGAAAAGATTACTGCCGAGGACATCAGTGAAGACCTGGAATTCCTGGATGACTGGGAAGAGCGCTATCGCTATATCATCGACCTGGGCAAGCAACTGCCGGGCCTGCCCGATGACCTGAAGACCGAAGACCGTTTCGTGCGCGGCTGTCAGAGCCAGGTATGGCTGGAAACCGATTACGACAGCGACGCGGATACTCTCTACCTGGCAGTGGATTCCGATGCCCTGATCGTCAAGGGCCTGGCCGCCATCGTGCTGTCCGCCCTGAACCGCCAGTCTCCACAGGCTATCCACGATTACGACATGGATGCCTTTTTCGACCGCATCGACCTGCTCAACCACCTTAGCCCTACCCGCGGCAACGGCCTGCGCGCCATGGTCGGCAAGATCAAACAACAGGCCCAGGCACTGACCGCCTAGCCTCCGCTCCACAAAAAGCATTTTCACCATAGAGGGCACAGGGAAAGGAGGTTTATCCTCAGTGAACTCTGTGCCCTCTGTGGTTAATCACTTTTGGCCTGGTTCTGGAACTTGTCGTCCGAGAAGACGGGACAACACCACGTCCGCCTTATACCGCCTCCCTGGCTTCCGTCTTGTTCGGCTGGATATGGAACACAAACCGCTGCTCCCCGCCCTCTCCCGCTTCTGAACCGAGCAGGCTGGCGGTTTCATTGAAATAGGCAGCCACCCCCTTCACTGAGCCCTGAATCATGGCGGACATATTGCGGTGGGAGTGATAGTGGATTTCCAGGGTGTCGTCGCCGCGCTTGTGGACCACAATATTCGGCGCCGTGGCCGCCGGGTCCTTGAGTCGCAGAATACGTTCGTGGATCTGTTGCATGTTCATCAGGAACGTCATGGCGTCCCAGCCCGTGGGAATCATGGCCTGGTACATATCAATCAGCGGGCCAATCACCCACTCACCGAAATCCGCCAGCAGATCATCCCGGCGCAGACCGGTGGCTGACTCTGCCGCCCGCAGCAGTGCCTCCATTTCCTCATCCGGATACAGCGCCACCGGCAGGTAGGTCTTGCCCTGCAAACCGGCCGTGGAGACTACCTCCCCCCAGGCGTCAGTGCCGATGAATTCATCCAGGTACCGCTTGAAATTGGTCACGATCACGCCATGCATGTCACTGCTCCTGCGCCGGCTATACCCTGATACCAGCAAGAGCTGTGCCGCATGCACGACCGTCCAACCAGCCCACGCCACCACTGGCTCGAGGCATGTTTACCTGCTCACAGTCAGGTGACATAACCGGTCACATTTTTCTGTTTTTGCGCGATTTATCCCCCTGGCGGGAAAGCCTAAGGGCGATGAAAGAAAGGACCGCCTTCGCCTAGCAAGCAAGGCTCCAACGGATAATGAGGCAACGGCGCATGCCGCTCAGACCGCATCCCGCTGCGCCCGCTCACCGGCGGAGATACGCATGATGAAGGTCCTGTGGGTGCCCACCACCCGCTTCTCCTCCATCAGCGCCGCTTTCTGGCCATAGTAATCGGCTACACCATAGACGCAGCCCAGCGCCAGGTAACTCATATCCCGGTGCGACTGATACTCCACCTCCAGCAGCCCCGGAGAAATTTCCGACACATTGATATGCGGCGGCCTGGCGCTGGCATCCTTCATGCGCACCACCCGCTCGTGAATCCGGTCGTCGATGTTTTTCAGGAAGGTCACCGCATCCCAGTCCTCGGGGATAAAGGAGCGGTACATTTTCATCAGGGGCGGGATCACCCAGGCACCGAAATCCTTGAGAATCTCGTCGCGGCTCTGACCGGTGACCTCCACCGCCGCCGCCAGAAGATCATCCAGATCACTGTCCGGGTACATGCTGATAGGAATAAAGGCCTTGCCGGTCAGCCCGGCCTTGTCGCGCAGAGTGTCCCAGGCAGCCTCGCCC from Alcanivorax sp. includes the following:
- the ndk gene encoding nucleoside-diphosphate kinase, which codes for MAVERTLSIIKPDAVAKNVIGDIVSRFEKADLKVVAMKMVHLSDEQAGGFYAEHKERPFFKDLVSFMTSGPVIVQVLEGEDAVTKNRDLMGATNPKDAEAGTIRADFAQTIDENAVHGSDSTESAAREVAYFFADEELCPRTR
- the pilW gene encoding type IV pilus biogenesis/stability protein PilW — encoded protein: MRRFFRVFPGLLIAGLLATGCVTVESGQREVNVDNAVTSRVAAGLQYLQQGDPSEARRHFSRALAHNDDSAVAHNAMALLYKYENDPEREEFHYRKSLKADSNYAPALNNYGTMLYSRGDYQGALEKFKRAANDPSYQGRGSAWANMGRCYRELGDEEAAKKAFIKAIRLDSRAVTPNLELAELYYKEERMRMGWDYYQQYLQRSGRQSARSLWLGIRLANDLGYEDQQSSYELALENIYRRSAEYREWQNWKASQESGK
- the sufB gene encoding Fe-S cluster assembly protein SufB, with protein sequence MSQAELDKLIRSNYEAGFTTTVDTETLPPGLSEEVIRFLSAKKEEPEWMLEWRLDSYRKWQEMPSPGWAHLHHDPIDFNKVSYYSKPKSLDDAPKSLDEVDPELLATYEKLGIPLHEQEMLAGVAVDVVFDSSSVFTTFKEKLWEAGVIFCSISEAIQNHPELIQKYLGSVVPQGDNFYAALNSAVFSDGSFVYIPKGVRCPMELSTYFRINEANTGQFERTLIIADEGSYVSYLEGCTAPQRDENQLHAAVVELVALPGAEIKYSTVQNWYPGDENGKGGIYNFVTKRGVAHDNSKISWTQVETGSAITWKYPSVILRGDNSIGEFYSVALTRHMQQADTGTKMIHLGKNTKSTIISKGISAGRSSNSYRGLVRISPRAENARNFTQCDSLLLGDTCGAHTFPYIESKNPSATIEHEATTSKVSDDQMFLCRQRGIDPEKAVSMIVNGFCKEVFKELPMEFAVEAGKLLEVSLEGAVG
- the sufC gene encoding Fe-S cluster assembly ATPase SufC; the encoded protein is MLEIRDLHATVADKPILKGLNLTVNPGEVHAIMGPNGSGKSTLANVLAGRDNYEITGGEALFEGKSLADLEPEERAQAGLFLAFQYPVEIPGVSNMEFLKAALESVRSAQGKEEWDSVTLLRQARAACKQVNLDASFLKRGVNEGFSGGEKKRNEIMQMLLMEPKLALLDETDSGLDIDALQTVAKGVNSLRSPERGIVLVTHYQRLLDYIVPDFVHVLSNGQIIKSGGKELALELEKKGYGWLTGEEESA
- a CDS encoding iron-sulfur cluster assembly accessory protein, whose product is MTVQTFQPGQVTLNLTEAANQQALREIQRANAAGIRLDLDESGCSGFMYTLDFVEEPEDGDKLFEIDGVNLYVPEKWLPMLNGLVIDYVTEGVNSLFKFRNPNATGECGCGESFTVDEV
- the sufT gene encoding putative Fe-S cluster assembly protein SufT, producing the protein MAQEQRTVVVQRDVPARKVPDGTRITIPKNSFVNLRQALGGTYTVTINGNMARIDGTDADAIGQEPLKLDFAPANEDGSVRQDDLDNTLQTIFDPEIPVSIKELGLVYGCDVIQRDGENVVQVRMTLTAPNCGMGPVLVGDVEDRLGKVPNVDKVEVALVFDPPWSRDMMSEEAQLELGMF
- the sufD gene encoding Fe-S cluster assembly protein SufD, which translates into the protein MTLSASDLAIDLKTQALANARRHGSDGDALTNLEAASFPERKTERWKYTSLQALADGHLNAVANGKISQPLPALSEFVVTINNGQLQGSTLPTGVNLHHDAPEVNGLQTPFATYNGAVCGQPVVLEVAANTRIEQPIHVQIQSASDAPAHCNPRVIVKLNAGAEATVIEHYHAEGQALTNAVTALIAADNATLTHYRLQGEQANTLHIGTLIIDQQGISKVDSYQLMTGNRLRRNDVRALVSKSGAELNMKGIFVVRDKSHVDNQLCVEHAVPNCQSDQNFRGLAGESGKAVFNGRIHIHPGASGTNAELSNKNLLLNPGAEINTKPELEIYNDDVKCAHGTTVGQLDAGQQFYLQSRGIPASEAKRMLSLGFVNELLMALPDAAVTEWAQPWLEAELTHASPAGDAA
- a CDS encoding SufS family cysteine desulfurase — protein: MTFDVAALRAQFPILDQQVNGKPLVYLDNGATTQKPDAVLNVLEHYYRTVNSNVHRGAHHLSDLATGQFEGARETVARFLNASRDEILWTKGTTESINIVAHCIGRERLQPGDEVLISTSEHHANIVPWQQACLATGATLKVIPLREDCSLDQDAFDQLLTERTKIFAIGHASNALGTLNPVQEMVAKAREVGAITLIDGAQAVAHFPVDVQALDVDFYAFSGHKLFGPTGIGVLYGRRELLEAMPPYQTGGEMIETVSFEKSTWNQLPYKFEAGTPNIAGAIGLAAAIDWFNQQDREALQAHEDSLLVHATKQAEAFDGLKIIGTAASKVSVLSFLLEGAHPADVGMLLDKQGVAVRTGHHCTMPLMDTLGIPGTVRASFSIYNTLDEVDRLFEALEKVKTFL
- a CDS encoding RodZ domain-containing protein — translated: MSDNMVVLPGERCRKAREALGWTPAEAAKRMHLSQSYLVALEADDYERLPEATFVKGYLKNYAKLLGLPADEIANTFQQMVNDDAFDKPLDLPKMAPPPSVWRKPLLAVVALLVVVALLIWLWPEEKALAPLSSGMNTPEESASVQGDEEVGEEAGPFSAQPEQLPQQTGDELSSQPLDDAANDTQPEKSEPASDIDSDEGAESVDSSDEPAPNMLAENGLDRLLMAFSGNCWISVKDAAGRTLRQGEQPAGTSLQLDGKAPFSLTLGDAGAVDELILNGEAVTLPTNSPGTVVRVSIP
- the rlmN gene encoding 23S rRNA (adenine(2503)-C(2))-methyltransferase RlmN, yielding MTTQQKVNLLGLSRPQMEEFFLEMGEKKFRAQQVLKWIHHHQADSFEQMTDVGKALRQKLSEVAEIRGPDVAHESISRDGTRKWVFELSGGGSVETVFIPDGRRGTLCVSSQVGCAVDCSFCSTGKQGFQRDMTSAEIIGQVWQASRAFGPRRNLGEHPITNVVMMGMGEPMLNYDNVLTAMRIMKDDLGYGIGKKRITLSTSGHIPRMDQLSQDLDVSLAVSLHAPNDELRNELVPLNRKYPLKELMAACKRYSDNITHRHNTITMEYVMLRDVNDKPEHARQLVKLLNGIPVKVNLIPFNPFPHAGYERSRKSDILEFHKYLNDNGLLTTVRTTRGDDIDAACGQLVGQVQDRTRRSERWKQSIFHRSEQTDNNTAQAQ
- a CDS encoding SufE family protein, which translates into the protein MFDIRSITLGEKITAEDISEDLEFLDDWEERYRYIIDLGKQLPGLPDDLKTEDRFVRGCQSQVWLETDYDSDADTLYLAVDSDALIVKGLAAIVLSALNRQSPQAIHDYDMDAFFDRIDLLNHLSPTRGNGLRAMVGKIKQQAQALTA